The window TAAAAAATTCACTTGTATCCGAACATACTATTTTTGTGCCTTTTTAGGGATATAAGTCAAGAAAAATATTTTTAAAAAAACTTAATTTTTTACTTGACATTTCACCATAAGACTTTGTGAGCCGCAGACTCATGCCCGTTTCTCTTAACCTCAACCTTCTCCTTTATAACCCCAATATCTTTAAAATCTCCTCTATGATATCTTTCTTAACAACCATTCCAATAACCTGGTTTTCTTCTACCACCGGGATGCTCTGGATACCGTATTCAACCATAAGAGACACGGCTTCATTTATTGTATCTTCAGGAGAGAGAGTTATCGGGCTGGTACTCATTATTGCCCGTATAGAAGGGATGCCCAAAAAAGCCTCTGTCTCTAACATCCTTGTTCCGGACAGTCCATGAAATAAGATTAATTTAAGCAAATCTGTTTGTGAAACAATCCCAATTATTTCATTCTTTTCATCTAAAACCGGGAAGGCGACATAATCATACATCTCAACATTGGTCACAAACTCAAGAAAATTACTATCCTCTTTCACCGTCACGACATCTTTGCTCATTATCTCTTTAACCTTCCTCTTACCTAATTCTCCACATTTTTCTACCAGTTCATTCAAATTTACTTCATTCATTTTAAATCACGCTCCTTTAATTTGTAACTACTTCGCCATCTGAAGTGAAACAACAGACAATGGTTGTCAGATTCAAGGTTCAAGGAGTAAGGGAGAAAATACGCTCCCTTGTTCCTTGAACCTACTGTCTTACAAATAGTTACCGTCAGCGTTCATCTATCAGATTTTAAGAAAATTATACCTTCTCCGAAAGAAGACAAGTAGAATCATAACTTTGCTGATACCTTGATTTTCCTAATCTTGCTGACCGCTGAACGTTTACTAATTACCTTTATTCACAATCACCTAACGACAGACCGTGTAAAAACTCCAGTATCATTATAACATTTATGGTATAAATTTTCAACAGAAAATTTTGTTGACAGGATGACCGAGAATTACAGAGAAGCAAAAATTTTCATCTAAATTTACTTAAGCGTTCAGCCATCAGTTGTCAGCATTCAGTTTTTGAATGAACACCGTTAACATAGGTTTAATTTCGGTTACTTCACCCATACTTTTATCTGATTTTTCCTGTTCTCAGTTCGCTTTTTTAGCTAAAAGATAGCTAAATGCTGACAACTGATGGTTGACTGCTGAACGCTTACGATATTTTTAAAAAATTCTCGGTCAGCCTCTTGACAAATTAGTTTATTTATGTTACCTTATATTTGCTGGAGTTTCGTTAATTTAAGGAGCCATTGAGGCTATCTGAATCCTTATCAATCTGTTTATTTTGCTCAAAGATGGCAAAATTAGGCTCAAAAGCCTGATGATTTTTTTGCAACTTATCCTTTGAAGTTGAGTTGATAAAAAATGCTTCACCTATTTTCTTCCCTTTGTGTCCTTTGCGTTAGTACTTTGTGCCCTTTGTGGTTTATCCTTTTTTAACCGCAAAGAACGCAAAGAAATCGACCGCAAAGAACGCAAAGATTAAAGGAGAAAGGAATCATAGAAAATTCACGAAACTCCAGTTGAGTACAACAACATTAAATTGATTAACAAATCTGTCTTCTCTATTCCTCTGCATCTCTGCAGTGAATTACTATCTGAATGGTTATGATAATTAGAATTGCTGGGAGGTCGCAAAAGTTTGTTGACAAAACGGCGAAATTTTGTTAGAGTATAACACTGGGTAATTATTTACCCAGGTGAAGTGAAACAGGTAGGCTCAAAGAGCAAGGAAGATTATTTTCTACCTTGCTCCTTGAACCTAACAATCATTACCTGTTGTTTCACCTGAAAATAAGGAAGTAGAAAGTAGAGAGTAGAAAGTAAAGAAAACATCACTCCTCACGCCTATCTCCTTACCTCCTACCTTCTATCTCCTACCACTATTTTCATCCTCCTTTGTGTCCACCCTGTGGACATGGTCGTTTCACCTGAAAATAGACTACAGACCATAGACCATAGACTATAGACCAAGGAACCGATGAAAAGCAAGTTTATTTCCCCTTAACAAAGGGGGTGAGGGGGTTGTATTCCCCTCTTGAGACTTATCGTTACCCACAAGTCCAAATATAGTTAATTGACAATTATCAATTAGCCATTATCAATTCACAATTAATATTTGATGTTGACAAAATTAACAAATAATGGTCAATTGTAAATTGTCAATTGTTAATTATTGGGGGCTACATATCT is drawn from bacterium and contains these coding sequences:
- a CDS encoding CBS domain-containing protein, translated to MNEVNLNELVEKCGELGKRKVKEIMSKDVVTVKEDSNFLEFVTNVEMYDYVAFPVLDEKNEIIGIVSQTDLLKLILFHGLSGTRMLETEAFLGIPSIRAIMSTSPITLSPEDTINEAVSLMVEYGIQSIPVVEENQVIGMVVKKDIIEEILKILGL